The Trueperaceae bacterium genomic sequence CACGCAGCTTGACGAAGGTCAACGCTCGTCCTCGCCGCCCGGGGCTAGCATGGGGACCGTGACGAGCAGCAAGCGGCCCCCCGCCGCCCCCTTCAAAGCTATCGTGGTGTACGCCACCATGTTCGGAGCCACCGAGGTCGTCGCCGAGTCGGTCGCGCACGCGCTGGCTGCCGAGTTGGGTGTCGACGTCGCCTGCCGCGACGCCGGCTGGTTGGACCTCGCCGAGCTTCCCTCCTTCGATCTCATCGTGATCGGCTCCTCCACCTGGAACATCGGGCAGTTGCCGACCGACTGGGAGTTGCGCCTGGACGAGGTCGGCGCGCTCGACCTGCGCGGCAGGTTCGTGGCGCTGTTCGGGACCGGCGACCGGCGCGGTTACCCCGACACGTACCTCGACGCGCTGGACACCATCGCCAGGGCGCTCGCGCCCACGGGGTGCACCCTGATAGGCGAGT encodes the following:
- a CDS encoding flavodoxin, translated to MTSSKRPPAAPFKAIVVYATMFGATEVVAESVAHALAAELGVDVACRDAGWLDLAELPSFDLIVIGSSTWNIGQLPTDWELRLDEVGALDLRGRFVALFGTGDRRGYPDTYLDALDTIARALAPTGCTLIGEWSTAGYVFTDSLALRGDNFVGLGLDEDNDPELTAPRVKLWCAQLAGELRAAGALPAEPVLDRAV